The genomic segment GTCGAACTCATCCGGCCCAAGGCCCCCCGCATGGCCGCCCGGCTGATCGACGACGTCTTCGACGCCCTGGACGAACAGACCGTGATCGTGCCCGGGACCGGCACCCTCGACACCGTCGTTCCCTCCCTGGCCCGCTCCCTCGGCGCCGTCCACGAACAGCGCCGGGCCCTGGAAACCCAGATCAGCACCCTGCTGGAGGCCCACCCTCTTTCCCCGGTCCTGACCTCGATGCCCGGCGTCGGCGTCAGGACCGCCGCCGTGCTCCTGACCACCATCGGCGACGGCACCAGCTTCCCCACCGCCGCCCACCTCGCCTCCTACGCGGGCCTGGCCCCGACCACGAAGTCGTCGGGAACCTCGATCCACGGCGAACACGCACCCCGGGGCGGAAACCGGCAGCTCAAACGCGCCATGTTCCTGTCCGCCTTCGCCTGCATGAACGCCGACCCCGCCTCCCGGACCTACTACGACAAGCAACGCGCCCGCGGCAAAACCCACACCCAAGCCCTCCTCCGCCTCGCCCGCCAACGCATCAGCGTCCTGTTCGCCATGCTCCGCGACGGAACCTTCTACGAGTCCCGAACCCCCACCGTCACCCTCGCCGCATAAACAGGACCAACACCCCTAAAACCGACAGTGCGGGATTGACGAACGACATAGAGGCACCCCCCCGGCGTGGACCCGGCACCGGACCGGGCCTGTCCCGTACATCGTGATTGTGGGCCCCGGCCGTCGGCCAGGGCCCACAGGTGCGCACTCCCGCGTGTCCGGTAGACCGGCCGGGCGTATGCGGCCCGCCGGGCGTACGGGGCCCGTGGGGCGTATGCGGCCCGTGGGGCGTACGGAGCCCGCCGGGCGTTCGGGTCCCGTAGGGCGTATGCGGCCCGCCCGGCGTTCAGGGCCCGCCGGGCGTACGGGGCCCGTGGGGCGTCAGCCGCCCCCGGAGTTCCCCGAAGCCGCGTCCCGGGTGTCCCGGACGGCGTCCTGCCCCACGTCCCGCAGGCCGCCCGCAGCGCTCCGACCCGAATCGCGGGCCTGTTCGCCGGTCGTCCGGGCCGCGTCCCTCGCCGAGCCCTTGACCGAGTCGACCGCTTCCGAGGCCGGCCCGCGCAGTTCGTCCCTGACGTCCTGGGCGCTCTGTTTCACCGGCTGGAGGAGTTCGTCCGAGTGGGCCCGCAACTCCCTGCCGACCCGTTCGTCGGCCGAGGT from the Streptomyces sp. AM 4-1-1 genome contains:
- a CDS encoding IS110 family transposase; amino-acid sequence: MFDTEDVGVFLGLDVGKSAHHGHGLTPAGKKVFDKQLPNSEPKLRAVFDKLAAKFGTVLVIVDQPASIGALPLAVARDAGCKVAYLPGLAMRRIADLYPGEAKTDAKDAAVIADAARTLPHTLRSLELTDEITAELTVLAGFDQDLAAEATRTSNRIRGLLTQFHPSLERVLGPRLDHQAVTWLLERHGSPAALRKAGRRRLVELIRPKAPRMAARLIDDVFDALDEQTVIVPGTGTLDTVVPSLARSLGAVHEQRRALETQISTLLEAHPLSPVLTSMPGVGVRTAAVLLTTIGDGTSFPTAAHLASYAGLAPTTKSSGTSIHGEHAPRGGNRQLKRAMFLSAFACMNADPASRTYYDKQRARGKTHTQALLRLARQRISVLFAMLRDGTFYESRTPTVTLAA